In a genomic window of Limibacter armeniacum:
- a CDS encoding sodium/sugar symporter: MMSSFSFWDYAVFIGYGILIMCMGLWVSRDKKGESKSAEDYFLASKSLPWWAIGASLIASNISAEQFIGMSGSGFAIGLGISCYEWIAAASLIIVGKYYLPIFLKKGIYTMPQFLKERFDGRVSMSLSVFWLLVYVFVNLTSVLYMGALSLKIIMGIPIMYGIAGLALFAGIYSVYGGLSAVAWTDVVQVVILVIGGLLTTYLAFDALSGGEGMWSGLEVAFQQAPEKFKMIIEKGTMIPDGSGGFVDAYDMLPGLGALFGGIWIVNLAYWGLNQYIIQRALAGKSLEDAQTGVVFAGYLKLMMPLIVVLPGIVAFVINKDPMAYNVGENLASTTADMAAGAITKSDEAYPWLLNTFIPTGLKGLAFAALAAAIVSSLASMINSTSTIFTMDIYKAHIQKEASNKKLVSMGRLVSVIALVIAVFVAPLLGELDQAFQFIQEFTGLVTPGVLVIFTLGLFWKRATANAAFAAAILTFPLSWGMKVLVPSMPFLDRMFIVMILLLAVGVIVSLMGTEDKEKSIKLDKGLFSTSTHFNIASIGICGILSVLYLVFW, translated from the coding sequence ATGATGAGTAGTTTTTCTTTTTGGGATTATGCCGTCTTTATCGGGTACGGCATCCTGATTATGTGTATGGGATTATGGGTGTCGAGAGACAAGAAAGGGGAATCCAAATCGGCAGAGGATTACTTTCTGGCATCCAAGTCACTACCTTGGTGGGCAATTGGTGCTTCACTGATTGCCTCCAACATTTCGGCAGAGCAGTTTATCGGAATGTCAGGGTCGGGTTTTGCCATTGGTTTGGGCATCTCCTGCTACGAATGGATTGCGGCAGCTTCCCTGATTATTGTAGGCAAATACTACCTGCCGATTTTCCTGAAGAAAGGCATCTATACCATGCCACAATTCCTGAAGGAACGCTTTGACGGCAGGGTCAGCATGAGCCTTTCCGTATTTTGGCTGCTGGTTTATGTGTTCGTCAACCTGACTTCAGTATTGTATATGGGCGCCTTGAGTTTGAAGATTATCATGGGCATTCCGATCATGTATGGCATTGCCGGACTGGCACTTTTTGCAGGTATTTATTCGGTCTATGGCGGTCTGTCTGCAGTAGCATGGACGGATGTAGTACAAGTTGTGATTTTGGTCATTGGCGGTTTGTTGACTACCTATCTGGCATTTGATGCACTTTCAGGCGGAGAAGGAATGTGGTCAGGATTGGAAGTTGCCTTCCAACAGGCACCTGAAAAGTTTAAGATGATCATTGAGAAAGGAACCATGATTCCGGATGGAAGCGGCGGTTTTGTAGATGCCTACGATATGTTGCCAGGGTTGGGAGCCCTATTCGGAGGTATCTGGATCGTAAACCTGGCTTACTGGGGACTGAACCAATATATTATCCAACGTGCATTGGCAGGAAAAAGCCTGGAAGATGCACAGACGGGGGTAGTGTTTGCCGGTTACCTGAAATTGATGATGCCACTGATTGTGGTACTTCCGGGTATTGTGGCATTTGTGATCAACAAAGACCCAATGGCTTACAATGTGGGAGAAAATTTGGCTTCAACAACAGCGGATATGGCAGCAGGCGCTATCACCAAATCAGATGAGGCATACCCTTGGTTGCTGAACACCTTTATCCCGACAGGACTTAAAGGGTTGGCATTTGCAGCATTGGCGGCAGCCATCGTTTCCTCTCTGGCATCCATGATCAATAGTACATCCACCATCTTTACAATGGATATCTACAAGGCACATATACAAAAAGAAGCTTCTAACAAGAAGTTGGTAAGTATGGGACGTCTTGTGTCAGTAATAGCCTTGGTGATTGCCGTTTTTGTGGCGCCATTGTTGGGTGAGTTGGATCAGGCATTCCAATTTATTCAGGAGTTTACAGGACTTGTAACACCGGGTGTATTGGTGATCTTTACCTTAGGTCTTTTCTGGAAAAGGGCAACAGCGAATGCAGCCTTTGCAGCGGCTATCCTGACATTCCCGCTTTCATGGGGAATGAAAGTCTTGGTTCCATCCATGCCATTCCTTGACAGGATGTTTATCGTGATGATATTACTGTTGGCTGTAGGCGTGATTGTTTCACTGATGGGAACAGAAGACAAGGAGAAAAGCATCAAACTGGATAAAGGACTTTTCAGTACCAGTACGCATTTCAATATTGCATCAATAGGGATTTGTGGTATTCTATCTGTGTTATATTTGGTATTCTGGTAG
- a CDS encoding sulfatase family protein, translating into MKYFLTGWLVCAISFAMAQTSQPNVIIIFTDDQGYQDLGSYGSPNISTPNLDRMAKEGIRCTDFYVTASVCSPSRASLLTGRYPNRSSVGSVFFPDQQGMDSEQVTIAEILKEAGYVTACFGKWHLGDSQENLPLNQGFDEYFGIPYSNDMYIGSKQSFAQNVVFREGYSLEKAKADQRFVLENKKDRQKIKEKGLRGLCPLFEGNEIVEYPCEQTTLTERYFDRAMDFIGKQGPKPFFVYLTPAMPHVPLYASEKFEGRSIGGLYGDAVEEIDWNVGRLMQYLTDNRLDENTIVIFTSDNGPWLGYKDQAGHAAPLRDGKFTNYEGGVRVPCIMHWNRKWDADKSVGTILSTVDLLPTIAYYAGVELPKGQTDGINMARHLENTAHPLARNQVLYTKGKHVVGIRIGDWKLLPQSGARHSDETSKPELFNLKEDISESNNLYDKHPEIVRQLTIELEKFSETVK; encoded by the coding sequence ATGAAGTATTTTCTGACAGGTTGGTTAGTTTGTGCCATTTCCTTTGCAATGGCACAAACTAGCCAACCTAATGTAATTATTATTTTCACTGACGATCAGGGTTATCAGGATTTGGGTAGTTATGGTTCTCCAAATATCAGTACCCCCAACCTTGACAGGATGGCAAAAGAAGGCATCCGCTGTACGGATTTTTACGTAACGGCATCGGTATGCAGCCCTTCGAGAGCTTCCCTTCTGACGGGCAGATATCCCAATAGAAGCAGTGTGGGAAGTGTATTTTTTCCTGATCAGCAAGGCATGGATTCCGAACAGGTCACCATAGCTGAAATATTGAAAGAGGCTGGATATGTCACCGCCTGCTTTGGTAAGTGGCATTTGGGAGATAGCCAAGAAAACCTGCCACTCAATCAGGGATTTGACGAGTACTTCGGTATTCCGTACAGCAATGATATGTATATCGGCAGCAAGCAGTCATTTGCTCAAAATGTGGTATTCAGGGAAGGTTACAGCCTAGAAAAGGCAAAAGCAGATCAGCGATTTGTGTTGGAAAACAAAAAGGATAGGCAGAAGATCAAGGAAAAGGGTTTACGTGGGTTATGTCCATTGTTTGAAGGCAATGAGATTGTAGAATATCCTTGTGAGCAGACGACCCTGACTGAGAGGTACTTTGACAGGGCAATGGACTTTATTGGGAAACAAGGTCCCAAACCGTTTTTTGTCTACCTGACACCTGCTATGCCCCATGTTCCTTTGTATGCCTCAGAAAAGTTTGAAGGCAGAAGCATAGGAGGTCTTTACGGAGATGCGGTGGAGGAAATAGATTGGAACGTTGGCAGGCTAATGCAATACTTGACTGATAACAGGTTGGATGAGAATACGATAGTGATTTTCACTTCCGACAATGGTCCTTGGTTGGGTTATAAAGATCAGGCAGGTCATGCAGCGCCTTTGAGAGATGGTAAGTTTACCAACTATGAGGGAGGGGTAAGGGTACCGTGCATTATGCATTGGAATAGAAAATGGGATGCGGACAAATCAGTCGGAACCATTCTCTCAACAGTGGATTTATTGCCTACCATTGCTTATTACGCTGGAGTGGAATTGCCAAAAGGTCAAACGGATGGAATCAATATGGCAAGGCACTTGGAAAACACTGCCCACCCGTTGGCACGGAATCAAGTACTTTACACCAAAGGAAAGCATGTTGTCGGCATCCGGATTGGGGATTGGAAACTGCTGCCCCAAAGTGGTGCACGTCATTCGGACGAAACTTCAAAACCGGAATTGTTTAACCTGAAGGAGGATATTTCCGAATCCAATAACCTATATGACAAGCATCCTGAAATAGTCAGGCAACTGACCATAGAATTGGAAAAATTTTCCGAAACGGTTAAGTAA
- a CDS encoding sulfatase — MNQIPKILLLVYLFCCGVLQVNAQNQAHKKPNVLLIITDDMNGYGVFHEYPGVKMPHFDKFRETAISFTNAHCPAPACNPSRAATFSGFNPNVTGSYENGADPWRQSDLLKEVTSLPELFHNQGYTTYAQGKIFHAKLTEGREEAMFDAHVYKGGFKPFPNNKEEWVDGKFFSQKAWEGPDEDFPDNINAESMMKFLGEAHDKPFLAIYGLWRPHTPFTAPKRFFDMYKGLQFDLPAGYRDGDLSDVTSLSKKIIDPFSRFEHAGKGTEETWKQMIGAYAACNSFADWNVGRVIEALDNSAYADNTIVIIWSDNGFHCGEKDHWGKFMLWEQSTRVPMFVRYPKMKNAGKVCTKPVSLVDIYPTLIEYCQLQSPERKLDGNSMLPLLENIKDKNWTRPAFTANGKQWATLRTERFRYIRYPDGTEELYDHKKDGFEFKNLADDPKYNKVKKEIAQWLPEEWQTPLLLKNGIPKTTGNL, encoded by the coding sequence ATGAACCAGATCCCCAAAATATTACTGCTTGTTTACCTTTTCTGCTGTGGGGTGTTGCAGGTAAACGCTCAAAACCAAGCCCATAAAAAGCCCAATGTGCTGCTGATTATCACGGATGATATGAATGGTTATGGCGTATTCCATGAATATCCGGGCGTGAAGATGCCCCACTTCGATAAATTCAGGGAAACGGCGATCAGCTTTACCAATGCCCACTGTCCGGCACCGGCATGCAACCCTTCAAGGGCAGCCACTTTTAGTGGGTTCAATCCGAATGTGACAGGCAGCTATGAGAATGGGGCAGACCCTTGGCGACAGTCAGATTTGCTGAAAGAGGTCACTTCGCTTCCTGAACTTTTCCATAATCAGGGTTATACCACTTATGCACAGGGCAAGATATTTCATGCCAAGCTAACGGAAGGAAGGGAGGAAGCCATGTTTGATGCCCACGTATACAAGGGAGGTTTTAAGCCTTTTCCGAATAACAAGGAGGAATGGGTAGATGGCAAGTTTTTCTCCCAGAAAGCATGGGAAGGGCCGGATGAGGATTTTCCGGATAATATCAATGCGGAATCCATGATGAAATTTTTGGGAGAAGCACATGATAAACCGTTTTTGGCGATCTATGGCTTATGGCGTCCGCATACACCGTTTACGGCACCTAAGCGCTTTTTTGATATGTATAAAGGGCTGCAATTTGATTTGCCGGCAGGTTACCGTGATGGAGACCTTTCGGATGTCACTTCCCTTTCCAAGAAAATAATTGACCCATTCAGCAGGTTTGAACATGCCGGAAAAGGAACAGAGGAAACGTGGAAGCAAATGATTGGCGCCTATGCCGCCTGCAATTCCTTTGCAGACTGGAATGTGGGCAGGGTGATTGAAGCATTGGATAACAGCGCATACGCTGACAATACCATTGTGATCATTTGGTCAGACAACGGCTTCCATTGTGGAGAAAAAGACCATTGGGGTAAGTTTATGTTGTGGGAGCAATCTACGAGAGTGCCTATGTTTGTTCGTTATCCGAAAATGAAAAATGCTGGAAAAGTCTGTACCAAACCAGTTAGTTTGGTAGACATCTATCCGACCTTGATTGAATATTGTCAGCTGCAAAGCCCTGAGAGAAAGTTGGATGGAAACAGTATGCTGCCATTGCTGGAAAATATTAAGGACAAGAACTGGACACGTCCGGCATTTACTGCAAATGGTAAACAATGGGCAACATTAAGAACAGAACGTTTCCGATATATCCGTTACCCTGACGGAACGGAAGAACTGTATGACCACAAGAAAGACGGGTTTGAGTTCAAGAATCTGGCAGATGACCCGAAGTATAACAAGGTCAAAAAGGAAATAGCCCAATGGTTGCCGGAGGAATGGCAGACACCGTTGCTGCTCAAAAATGGAATTCCTAAGACAACCGGTAATTTGTAA
- a CDS encoding sulfatase has product MKRPYIILALILLLLSNSLWAQNTKQQKKPNVLMIIADDMNGFGVNKIYPVVQTPHLDKLAKESINFKNAVCNSPVCNPSRSSFFSGLYPHTSGSYLNGSDAWNRSEKVKAIKSLPECFKENGYETWGRGKLTHSPVPEERKQQMWDNSLARNGGFGPFPEDQQYWYGGNKFKSVKAYEDDQVFPDVWNADSAVVFLEREHKKPFFMCYGLWRPHSPYTAPKRFFDLYNEEELTLPATHQKGDLDDVPFLGRMLVDSLKNFQGSEENPDALVKKFLYGYAANTSFADWNIGRVLEALDKSEYADNTIVILFSDNGFHAGSKQRWGKATLWDMADIVPMLVRMPDKKGSVSNATVSLVDLYPTLVEYCGISKPAQQMDGQSFHYLLENPNAKWDRPSFTSYGIKYSSVRSEQYRYIQYPNGTQELYDLKQDPYEFENIVEKSDMKEVIEYHQQFIPEKWAESTGGRLEVNRDFDEVMRELTPLHRAYGKKSKKKNKRKEKQK; this is encoded by the coding sequence ATGAAAAGACCATACATAATACTAGCTCTAATTCTGCTACTGTTGTCTAATTCGCTTTGGGCACAAAACACCAAACAGCAGAAAAAGCCCAATGTCCTGATGATTATTGCAGACGATATGAACGGTTTTGGGGTCAATAAAATCTACCCGGTAGTCCAGACTCCCCACCTCGATAAATTGGCAAAAGAGTCCATCAACTTTAAGAATGCCGTTTGCAATTCTCCAGTCTGCAATCCTTCCCGTTCTTCCTTTTTCAGTGGTTTGTATCCTCATACCTCAGGGTCTTACTTAAATGGTAGCGATGCTTGGAACCGTTCTGAAAAGGTAAAAGCAATCAAGAGCTTGCCGGAATGTTTTAAAGAAAATGGATATGAAACGTGGGGTAGGGGAAAACTCACCCACAGTCCTGTTCCTGAAGAACGGAAACAGCAAATGTGGGACAACTCATTAGCACGAAATGGAGGGTTTGGACCTTTTCCTGAAGACCAACAATACTGGTATGGCGGAAACAAGTTCAAGTCTGTAAAGGCGTATGAAGATGATCAGGTATTTCCCGATGTGTGGAATGCTGACTCAGCTGTCGTATTTCTGGAGCGAGAACACAAAAAGCCTTTTTTCATGTGCTATGGCTTGTGGCGACCACACTCACCCTACACTGCCCCGAAAAGATTCTTTGACCTGTACAATGAAGAGGAATTAACCTTGCCCGCAACTCACCAAAAAGGAGATCTGGATGATGTACCATTCTTAGGGCGAATGCTGGTGGACTCCCTAAAGAATTTTCAAGGTAGTGAGGAAAACCCTGATGCTTTGGTTAAAAAATTCCTCTATGGCTATGCTGCCAATACTAGTTTTGCGGATTGGAATATAGGTCGTGTATTGGAAGCATTGGACAAATCTGAATATGCGGATAATACGATCGTTATCCTGTTTTCGGATAATGGATTTCATGCCGGATCAAAACAGCGTTGGGGAAAAGCCACGCTTTGGGATATGGCGGATATTGTCCCGATGCTGGTACGTATGCCTGACAAAAAAGGGAGTGTATCCAATGCGACTGTAAGCTTGGTTGATCTCTACCCAACCTTGGTCGAGTATTGCGGCATCAGCAAACCAGCGCAACAAATGGATGGGCAAAGTTTTCACTACTTACTTGAAAACCCGAATGCAAAATGGGATAGACCTTCTTTTACTTCTTATGGCATAAAATATTCGTCTGTTAGAAGCGAGCAGTACCGCTACATTCAATATCCAAATGGAACGCAAGAATTGTATGATCTAAAGCAAGACCCTTACGAGTTTGAGAATATCGTAGAAAAAAGCGATATGAAAGAAGTGATTGAATACCATCAGCAATTTATTCCTGAAAAGTGGGCTGAATCAACAGGCGGAAGACTGGAAGTGAATAGGGATTTTGACGAGGTAATGCGGGAGCTGACGCCTTTACATAGAGCATATGGTAAAAAGAGTAAGAAGAAGAATAAAAGAAAGGAAAAGCAGAAATAG
- a CDS encoding endonuclease/exonuclease/phosphatase family protein, whose translation MKEKMSFLKGISILFLGCCSLLLLGRDHYLLGTSLIIFRWAIVLIGIIILYRIFKITTLKILRGVLFFVLLLLLVESLWYSFSQPALANVTEGVELEMMTYNVFFRNKNPLAVIRQITKRNPEILVLQEVTPKWKKTLSEQLSRVYPYNAIYIQDGTHGIACFSKYPILSDKLLLNSNQLPFAQVLDISIKDKRLQLFNVHLASPAVAVEHPDKFMELYKANYELRKTQLDEIMRLAKISRNKTDAQVLIGDLNTMSFEPLYRDLNAEWVNLYSEKGEGWGLNFPNLAKVQPFVTLDYIFIRGQLQAVGAEVISGGSSDHLPVTGRVMF comes from the coding sequence ATGAAAGAGAAAATGAGTTTTTTAAAAGGTATTTCGATTCTATTCTTAGGCTGTTGTTCATTATTACTTTTGGGAAGGGATCATTACCTGTTAGGAACCTCTTTGATAATATTCAGATGGGCGATAGTATTGATTGGGATTATAATTCTGTACAGAATTTTTAAAATAACGACCTTGAAAATACTTAGAGGGGTATTGTTTTTTGTTTTACTGTTGCTTTTGGTTGAATCACTCTGGTATAGTTTTTCGCAGCCTGCTTTAGCTAATGTAACGGAAGGTGTTGAACTTGAAATGATGACTTATAATGTCTTCTTTAGAAACAAGAACCCTTTAGCTGTAATAAGACAAATAACAAAGAGGAACCCTGAAATATTGGTTCTTCAGGAAGTAACACCTAAATGGAAAAAAACTTTGTCTGAACAGCTTAGTAGGGTATATCCTTACAACGCTATTTATATTCAAGATGGAACCCACGGTATAGCCTGCTTTTCAAAATATCCAATATTGAGTGACAAATTGTTACTAAACTCGAATCAATTGCCTTTTGCTCAAGTACTAGACATATCAATTAAAGATAAAAGGCTTCAACTATTCAATGTACATCTAGCATCTCCTGCAGTTGCAGTGGAACATCCTGACAAGTTTATGGAGCTGTATAAAGCCAATTATGAATTAAGAAAAACTCAGTTAGATGAAATTATGAGGCTGGCAAAAATTAGTAGGAATAAAACTGATGCACAAGTGCTGATAGGAGACTTAAATACCATGTCTTTTGAACCCCTATATAGGGATTTGAATGCTGAATGGGTAAACTTATATAGTGAAAAGGGAGAGGGATGGGGATTAAACTTTCCCAATCTTGCTAAGGTACAGCCTTTTGTTACACTAGATTATATTTTTATCAGAGGTCAGTTGCAGGCTGTAGGTGCTGAAGTGATCAGCGGGGGAAGTTCTGACCATTTACCAGTTACAGGTAGGGTAATGTTTTGA
- a CDS encoding glycoside hydrolase family 2 protein, with amino-acid sequence MNDKVFKYCISLLVLTLSVSGAVAQKSKWKMQESSLMTPWAAQLDPENVLGEYPRPIMERADWQNLNGIWEFQEAQLTDGVPSGKKLKEEILVPFPWESALSGIRRQLDSRSAWYKRTFTVPAGWKGKDVLLHFGAVDYEALVYINGSCVGQHKGGYDPFSFNITPYLNAKGNQEIIVKVKDPGNEEGIAYGKQNNTRFADPQRFSYSPASGIWQTVWIEPVSTNHIADLKITTNIDRKTISVTALPESHTNQSKVELLVMDGEKIVATGTGELNKLIEVKIADPKLWSPDSPFLYDLEVKLKKGEEVIDQVKSYTGIRKIALGEGEKGLKTIELNNEFVFQMGPLDQGYWPDGIYTAPTDEALKWDIEKTKEFGFNMIRKHIKVEPQRWYYWCDKLGILVWQDMPSSNKQRTEAEKTQFETELQQMVKTHWNHPSIITWVVFNEHWGLYDPVRLTENVMAMDPTRLVTGNSGIDAGKPDIDYEVGHIKDNHSYRPPNCPFANQKRAVVCGEYGAIGYKLEGHVWDADGPWVHFNYKGMEAATAEYEKFIGQILDFKKEGLSAAVYTQWTDVENEMNGLWTYDRKEVKLDQKRVTEANKSTYEKKEGL; translated from the coding sequence ATGAATGATAAAGTATTTAAATACTGTATCAGCTTATTGGTACTGACCTTGTCAGTTTCAGGAGCAGTAGCACAGAAGAGCAAATGGAAAATGCAGGAAAGTTCGCTGATGACCCCTTGGGCAGCACAGCTGGATCCTGAGAATGTATTGGGCGAATATCCTCGACCAATTATGGAGCGGGCTGACTGGCAGAACCTGAACGGAATCTGGGAGTTTCAGGAAGCACAGCTTACAGATGGAGTACCTTCCGGCAAAAAGCTGAAAGAAGAAATACTGGTGCCTTTTCCTTGGGAGTCGGCACTGTCCGGTATCAGAAGACAGTTGGATAGCCGTTCGGCTTGGTACAAGAGAACCTTTACCGTTCCTGCCGGATGGAAAGGAAAAGACGTGCTGCTGCATTTCGGAGCAGTGGACTATGAGGCATTGGTATACATCAACGGAAGCTGCGTAGGACAGCACAAGGGTGGTTATGATCCTTTCTCATTCAATATTACCCCTTACCTGAATGCGAAAGGGAATCAGGAGATCATCGTGAAAGTAAAAGATCCGGGCAATGAGGAAGGTATCGCTTACGGCAAGCAGAACAACACCCGTTTTGCTGATCCGCAACGCTTTTCCTATTCACCTGCTTCGGGCATCTGGCAGACGGTTTGGATTGAACCTGTCAGCACCAACCATATTGCAGACCTGAAAATCACCACCAATATCGATAGAAAGACTATTTCGGTGACAGCACTTCCGGAATCTCACACCAATCAGTCTAAGGTAGAACTGTTGGTCATGGATGGAGAAAAGATAGTCGCAACAGGAACAGGGGAATTGAATAAACTTATTGAAGTAAAAATAGCAGACCCGAAGTTATGGTCTCCTGACAGTCCTTTTTTGTATGATCTGGAAGTGAAATTGAAAAAGGGAGAGGAAGTAATTGATCAGGTGAAAAGCTATACAGGCATCAGAAAAATTGCTTTGGGAGAAGGAGAAAAAGGTTTGAAGACCATTGAGCTGAACAATGAATTTGTCTTTCAGATGGGACCACTTGACCAAGGCTATTGGCCCGATGGCATCTATACCGCGCCAACGGATGAGGCATTGAAATGGGATATTGAGAAGACCAAGGAGTTCGGGTTCAATATGATACGTAAGCATATCAAGGTGGAGCCACAACGCTGGTACTATTGGTGTGACAAATTAGGCATACTGGTTTGGCAGGATATGCCGAGTTCTAATAAGCAAAGAACGGAAGCAGAAAAAACGCAGTTTGAAACAGAGTTGCAGCAGATGGTTAAGACCCATTGGAATCATCCGTCGATTATCACTTGGGTAGTATTCAATGAACATTGGGGACTGTATGATCCGGTAAGGCTGACGGAAAACGTAATGGCAATGGACCCAACCAGACTGGTGACAGGTAACAGCGGCATTGATGCAGGAAAGCCGGACATTGATTATGAGGTGGGGCATATCAAGGACAACCATTCTTACCGTCCGCCTAACTGTCCTTTTGCCAATCAGAAACGTGCCGTCGTTTGTGGCGAATACGGCGCAATCGGCTATAAGCTGGAAGGACACGTATGGGATGCGGACGGTCCTTGGGTGCATTTCAACTACAAGGGAATGGAAGCCGCAACAGCGGAGTACGAGAAATTTATCGGGCAGATTCTGGATTTCAAGAAAGAGGGATTAAGCGCCGCCGTTTACACCCAATGGACAGATGTGGAAAATGAGATGAACGGACTTTGGACTTATGACCGCAAGGAAGTAAAGCTGGATCAGAAAAGAGTGACGGAAGCCAATAAAAGTACTTACGAAAAGAAAGAAGGATTATAA
- a CDS encoding RagB/SusD family nutrient uptake outer membrane protein encodes MKHILKISLLTFTVLLGACTDLEEQPFSEIFADEFYKTEAEFEAAQATVYSTMSILSDWRLEGLDMESDAIAIPQRGNAWGYDGFKQFERHRILSTEQRMMGSFWAGLYKGIMTANATLETFSLAEQSDLNALYSAETRLLRALFYMYLIDMWGDVPLVTASRVETTNLAGRESRSVVFDFIESELLEVAQVIPSRGESDALPFPRVTKETAHALLATLYLNAEIWKGQAMLDECVEQCDKILKNGNYGLVDNYFDLFKVKNEDASREILLYLDIEAGITNGNLPTVNRSLTDTYIKDLYPSFPSKGQNGMCVQPYFYNMMDDDDIRKSEGLLAGLVIGKNGEPLKESGQEINHKVEFDYWDAGLFDGVRITKWEVDMGAIGIFNSHGVPLIRLADIMLQKAEALIRKSGPNAVSDDLINQVRARVFDPALHSEKLRSGYTLEAVYWERGFELLSEGHRRRDMVRFGTFTEASKDLKGDGSPWYEAHSADYILWPIPQGDMDANPNLKQNEGY; translated from the coding sequence ATGAAACATATACTGAAAATATCATTGCTGACTTTCACTGTGCTGCTTGGCGCTTGCACAGACTTGGAGGAGCAACCTTTCTCGGAGATTTTTGCAGATGAGTTTTATAAAACGGAAGCGGAATTTGAAGCGGCACAGGCGACAGTTTACAGTACGATGAGCATCTTGTCGGATTGGCGACTGGAAGGACTGGATATGGAATCGGATGCAATTGCCATTCCGCAAAGAGGTAACGCATGGGGCTATGATGGCTTCAAACAGTTTGAGCGTCACCGCATCCTGTCTACCGAACAGCGGATGATGGGGAGTTTTTGGGCAGGACTTTACAAAGGAATTATGACTGCCAATGCTACATTGGAAACATTTTCATTGGCAGAGCAGTCAGACCTGAATGCCCTCTATTCAGCAGAAACCCGTCTGTTGAGAGCACTTTTCTATATGTACCTGATAGATATGTGGGGCGATGTACCGTTGGTAACTGCTTCAAGAGTGGAAACCACGAACCTGGCAGGCAGAGAAAGCAGATCAGTAGTATTTGACTTTATAGAATCGGAACTGCTGGAAGTGGCACAGGTAATCCCGTCAAGGGGAGAAAGCGATGCATTGCCTTTCCCAAGAGTGACAAAAGAAACAGCCCATGCCCTGTTGGCTACCCTTTACCTGAATGCAGAAATATGGAAAGGGCAGGCAATGCTGGACGAATGTGTGGAACAATGCGATAAAATCCTGAAAAACGGCAATTACGGATTGGTAGACAATTACTTTGACCTGTTCAAGGTAAAGAACGAGGATGCTTCAAGGGAGATTCTGCTTTACCTCGATATTGAGGCTGGCATCACAAATGGAAACCTGCCAACAGTGAACCGATCACTGACCGATACTTATATCAAAGATTTGTATCCTAGTTTCCCAAGCAAGGGGCAGAACGGCATGTGTGTTCAGCCCTACTTCTATAACATGATGGACGATGACGATATCCGTAAGAGCGAAGGGCTGCTGGCTGGACTGGTGATCGGGAAAAACGGAGAGCCATTAAAGGAAAGCGGTCAGGAGATTAACCACAAGGTGGAGTTTGACTATTGGGATGCAGGACTTTTTGACGGAGTAAGAATCACTAAGTGGGAAGTGGATATGGGTGCCATTGGCATCTTCAATAGTCATGGAGTACCGCTGATAAGATTGGCAGATATCATGCTGCAAAAGGCTGAGGCACTGATTCGTAAAAGCGGTCCGAATGCTGTTTCGGATGACCTGATCAATCAGGTAAGGGCAAGGGTATTTGATCCTGCGCTTCATAGCGAGAAGTTGCGTTCGGGATACACGCTGGAAGCAGTGTATTGGGAAAGGGGCTTTGAGCTGCTTTCGGAAGGACACCGCAGAAGGGATATGGTACGCTTCGGTACGTTTACAGAAGCATCCAAAGACCTGAAAGGGGACGGAAGTCCCTGGTATGAGGCGCATTCAGCGGATTATATCCTGTGGCCGATTCCACAAGGAGATATGGATGCGAACCCGAACCTGAAACAGAACGAAGGTTATTGA